A part of Drosophila bipectinata strain 14024-0381.07 chromosome 3L, DbipHiC1v2, whole genome shotgun sequence genomic DNA contains:
- the LOC138926304 gene encoding uncharacterized protein, with translation MRMLLQAEFSRQYVCSADLHEQLRDRKKRKQESFHEYILQMRKIAALGSIDASSVIRYIVDGLNLRSDFKYTLYNCKSFKELQEQYDVFERVNEKSFKPFQLNDAKWTPNQKKQYEFNDRKSYCFNCGSADHLRKDCKAATKCFSCNKEGHMSRDCPRSAAGVQVVRSGRRMKKVIINDVEVECLVDTGADYKKEVSMLIKNYKAVDSVAEVPVKLRIVPDGEIIPFRQSPSRFAIAEQQDVEQQIVEWLSAGIIRPSTSNFASRLVLVNKKDGTHRVCVDFQDVLQKLQKSRYFTVMDLENGFFHVAIEEESKKFTAFITKSGLYECNRTPFGFRNSPAVFIRYVNYVFQELMNKDILDLYMDDIIIHAETAEQYYMKENGIEHVLSTTGVPRGNGQIERVNRTILSIISKISADDPAKWFKAVPEVQRAVNSHVHASTKKSPFELMFGVKMNNNPTHRILQLLDEEMYSNFDEQRQQLRKDAKIEIQRAQDAYKKYYDLRRKPEVNYKVGDLVAIRRTQFIAGKKLAGEYLGPYEISKVNRNGRYEVRKAADVEGPCNTSTCCDHMKLWRYVKDNEDAWSSGTDD, from the exons ATGCGGATGTTGCTGCAGGCAGAGTTTAGTCGTCAATACGTATGCAGTGCAGATCTTCACGAGCAGCTTCGGGATCGCAAGAAACGCAAGCAGGAATCATTTCACGAATATATTCTTCAGATGAGAAAGATTGCAGCACTTGGCAGCATCGATGCAAGTTCTGTAATCCGCTACATAGTAGACGGCCTGAACTTAAGGAGTGACTTCAAATACACCCTGTACAATTGCAAGTCTTTCAAAGAGCTGCAGGAGCAATATGACGTATTTGAACGCGTCAACGAAAAGAGCTTCAAGCCGTTCCAGCTGAACGATGCAAAATGGACGCCGAATCAAAAAAAACAGTACGAGTTCAACGACCGAAAGAGCTACTGTTTTAATTGTGGATCAGCTGATCATCTTCGCAAGGATTGCAAAGCCGCCACGAAATGCTTCAGTTGCAACAAAGAAGGACACATGTCTAGAGATTGCCCTAGGTCAGCTGCTGGTGTCCAAGTTGTGCGCAGCGGAAGACGGATGAAAAAGGTCATCATCAACGACGTCGAAGTGGAGTGCCTAGTGGATACTGGAGCTGAT TATAAAAAGGAAGTATCAATGCTGATCAAGAACTACAAGGCGGTGGATTCAGTAGCAGAGGTTCCAGTCAAGCTGCGAATTGTTCCAGATGGTGAGATTATCCCATTTCGTCAATCTCCGAGTCGATTTGCGATTGCCGAACAACAGGATGTCGAACAGCAGATCGTAGAATGGCTATCTGCTGGAATTATACGCCCATCTACATCAAACTTTGCTAGCCGTCTGGTGCTGGTAAACAAAAAGGATGGCACACACCGTGTTTGCGTTGATTTTC AGGACGTACTTCAAAAGCTGCAAAAATCGCGATACTTTACCGTGATGGACTTGGAGAATGGTTTCTTCCACGTTGCCATTGAGGAAGAGAGCAAGAAATTTACAGCGTTTATAACCAAATCCGGATTGTACGAATGCAATAGAACACCGTTTGGATTTCGGAATTCGCCAGCTGTATTCATTCGCTACGTTAATTACGTATTTCAGGAGCTGATGAACAAGGACATACTCGATTTATATATGGATGATATAATAATCCACGCCGAGACTGCAGAGCAAT ATTACATGAAGGAAAACGGTATTGAACACGTTTTAAGCACAACTGGAGTTCCCCGCGGAAATGGTCAGATCGAAAGGGTGAATCGCACAATATTGTCGATTATTTCTAAGATTTCGGCAGATGATCCAGCCAAGTGGTTTAAGGCAGTACCTGAGGTGCAGAGAGCTGTTAATTCCCACGTACATGCTTCTACTAAGAAGTCACCATTTGAGCTAATGTTTGGTGTGAAGATGAACAATAATCCAACCCATCGTATTCTGCAGCTTCTAGATGAGGAGATGTATTCAAACTTCGACGAGCAACGGCAGCAACTTAGAAAAGATGCAAAGATCGAAATTCAACGTGCACAGGATGCCTACAAAAAGTACTATGACCTAAGGCGTAAACCAGAAGTCAATTATAAAGTTGGAGACTTAGTCGCTATACGCCGGACACAGTTTATTGCAGGGAAAAAGCTGGCTGGAGAATATCTGGGACCGTATGAAATATCAAAAGTTAACAGGAACGGCAGATACGAAGTGCGGAAGGCTGCGGATGTAGAAGGCCCATGTAACACTTCAACCTGCTGTGATCACATGAAGCTGTGGCGTTATGTAAAGGATAATGAAGACGCTTGGTCATCTGGGACAGATGACTAG